Proteins encoded within one genomic window of Syntrophales bacterium:
- a CDS encoding acyl--CoA ligase translates to MSNYDNMSTGQILEAGARQVPSKVAVIDGKRRVTYQELNNLADAFAASLADQGFKKGDRVVMYMKNSLEFIVIFYALQKLGVIVAWANPSYRKTEAHFILSNSEAKAVFVFKEWEGYNYLEALLELKNELPLLQSIFVVGEAEVAGVYTFDAMIKNGQGRTYSKPEINPQADLSMFIYTSGTTGMPKGTMITQAQAAKAGIQYALGVDASSEDVFIGFLPMCHSYGCGSILIQPFLLMASVVLLEKFSCKDAFEIIQRERVTLQLGSPAHYLMELNNPDLHNYDLSSLRAGLIAGQIAPEGLITKVHNDMGVYLTTFWGASEVGPGLGIICPYPSPLETREKYIGLPVAGTAVHVVDPLTKKEMPDGEIGELALSGWHVMKGYWKNPEETRKQIVDGWLFMGDLVSKAADGYLKIHGRIKDLINRGGFKISPYELESIMMEHPAVEQACVVATPNPVLGENICACVIIKPGATLSLKELREFLKGKVAPFKLPDELCLLNDFPRLSGGVKINKFGKGGLVELAQQNENREKARA, encoded by the coding sequence ATGAGTAATTACGATAATATGTCAACGGGGCAGATTCTTGAAGCTGGCGCCCGGCAGGTACCTTCGAAGGTAGCGGTAATAGATGGGAAACGTCGCGTTACCTATCAAGAGCTGAACAACCTTGCGGACGCATTTGCCGCGAGCCTGGCTGACCAGGGATTCAAAAAGGGCGACCGGGTTGTCATGTATATGAAGAATTCCCTGGAATTCATCGTCATTTTTTACGCCCTCCAGAAGCTTGGGGTAATTGTGGCCTGGGCTAATCCCAGTTACCGAAAAACCGAGGCTCATTTTATCCTCTCCAACTCGGAGGCGAAGGCGGTTTTTGTTTTCAAGGAATGGGAAGGCTATAACTATCTCGAAGCTTTACTGGAACTAAAAAACGAATTGCCACTGCTCCAATCCATTTTTGTGGTGGGAGAAGCAGAGGTTGCAGGGGTATATACTTTCGACGCCATGATCAAAAATGGTCAGGGAAGGACATATTCAAAACCTGAGATCAACCCTCAAGCAGATCTCTCCATGTTTATTTACACCTCCGGAACAACCGGAATGCCCAAAGGGACCATGATTACCCAGGCCCAGGCGGCGAAAGCAGGGATACAGTATGCCCTCGGCGTCGACGCTTCTTCGGAGGATGTCTTTATCGGCTTTCTGCCCATGTGTCACTCCTACGGTTGCGGCTCCATCCTCATTCAGCCCTTCCTGCTTATGGCCAGCGTTGTTTTGCTGGAAAAGTTCAGTTGCAAGGATGCCTTTGAAATCATTCAAAGGGAGCGCGTCACTCTACAGCTTGGCTCGCCGGCCCACTACCTGATGGAGCTGAATAATCCGGATCTGCACAACTATGACCTTTCCTCCCTCAGGGCCGGCTTGATTGCCGGACAGATTGCGCCGGAGGGACTGATCACCAAAGTGCACAACGATATGGGCGTTTATCTGACCACTTTTTGGGGCGCTTCCGAAGTGGGCCCGGGTTTGGGCATCATCTGTCCTTATCCTTCTCCTCTGGAGACAAGAGAAAAATATATTGGCCTGCCCGTCGCCGGTACAGCCGTGCACGTGGTAGATCCACTGACCAAAAAGGAAATGCCGGATGGGGAAATCGGAGAGCTTGCCTTGTCCGGCTGGCACGTAATGAAGGGGTACTGGAAAAACCCGGAGGAAACGAGGAAGCAGATCGTGGACGGCTGGCTTTTCATGGGCGATCTTGTTTCCAAGGCGGCGGATGGCTACCTCAAAATCCATGGACGCATCAAGGATTTGATCAACCGCGGCGGTTTCAAAATTTCCCCCTATGAACTGGAATCCATTATGATGGAGCATCCCGCTGTGGAGCAGGCGTGCGTTGTCGCCACCCCGAATCCTGTTCTCGGTGAAAACATTTGCGCGTGCGTCATTATCAAGCCGGGGGCAACGTTGAGCCTGAAGGAGCTGCGAGAATTTCTCAAAGGCAAGGTCGCCCCCTTCAAGCTTCCTGACGAACTTTGCCTGTTGAATGACTTTCCCCGTCTCTCCGGGGGCGTCAAGATCAACAAGTTTGGCAAGGGCGGTCTCGTAGAACTGGCTCAGCAGAATGAGAACCGCGAAAAAGCCAGGGCTTAG
- a CDS encoding TRAP transporter substrate-binding protein produces MKKVTIFMILALFSVVLFSAHEAVSAPVIELKWSNYFPVPAMQSKICEEFIKEIEAKTQGKVKFSYFPAGTLLTAPKIYDGVVQGISDIGLSNLSYTYGRFNVTELLDLPLGFPNAWIANHVANDFIGKFRPKEWDKVHVLALHSSPVNVMMTVSKPVNKMEDLKGMTIRGQGYIGEVAAALGATPRAIATPETYDALLKNVIGGVYLPMETMRAFRLAEVTKHVTECWPVGQVYTFYLIMNKDTWNGLPEDVKKVFNEYPFEEKFANTWNAIDIDGKSLGMGKKLNFIQLSPDEANRWIKASETVVEKYVKSLVSRGFKETEVRGWIKFTKERITYWTAKQRELKIKSSTGPDDIRIK; encoded by the coding sequence ATGAAAAAAGTAACCATTTTTATGATCCTGGCGCTTTTCTCTGTAGTTCTTTTCTCTGCGCACGAAGCAGTTTCGGCGCCGGTAATCGAATTGAAATGGAGCAATTACTTTCCTGTCCCCGCAATGCAATCAAAGATCTGCGAGGAATTTATAAAGGAGATTGAGGCGAAAACTCAAGGCAAGGTGAAATTCTCCTATTTCCCGGCCGGAACGCTGCTGACCGCGCCCAAGATTTACGATGGCGTTGTCCAGGGAATCTCCGATATCGGCTTGTCCAATCTTTCCTATACCTATGGGCGCTTCAATGTGACAGAGCTGCTGGACCTGCCGCTCGGGTTCCCCAATGCGTGGATTGCCAACCATGTGGCGAACGATTTTATCGGAAAATTCAGGCCCAAGGAATGGGACAAGGTTCATGTCCTGGCGCTGCATTCATCCCCGGTCAATGTTATGATGACGGTGTCAAAGCCTGTAAACAAGATGGAAGATCTGAAAGGCATGACAATAAGGGGGCAGGGCTACATTGGCGAGGTGGCAGCAGCCTTGGGTGCTACGCCCAGGGCAATCGCCACGCCTGAGACCTATGATGCGCTGCTCAAAAACGTTATCGGCGGCGTTTATCTGCCCATGGAGACAATGAGGGCCTTCCGGCTGGCAGAGGTGACAAAACATGTAACGGAGTGCTGGCCCGTTGGTCAGGTCTATACATTTTATCTTATTATGAACAAGGATACCTGGAATGGACTGCCGGAAGATGTGAAAAAGGTCTTCAATGAATATCCTTTTGAGGAAAAATTTGCGAACACTTGGAATGCAATTGACATAGACGGAAAAAGCCTGGGGATGGGGAAAAAGCTCAATTTTATCCAGCTTTCGCCGGATGAGGCCAACAGATGGATAAAAGCCTCGGAAACAGTTGTAGAGAAATATGTAAAATCTTTGGTATCCAGGGGTTTTAAGGAAACGGAAGTGCGGGGATGGATAAAGTTTACAAAGGAGCGGATAACTTACTGGACAGCAAAACAGCGGGAGCTCAAGATCAAATCCTCGACAGGACCTGATGATATAAGGATCAAATAG
- a CDS encoding TRAP transporter small permease, translating into MNRFEEFVRDVSRYFELAGVVGLLAMFLVNLIDVVGAKLFKWPLPGALEVISFSLLVAIAPAIAHGLFLGVHLRIDFIIQKFPKTLRGVLDTLVSIFCMILFILIFWKALEYGYSLQKAGEIGSSSKIPFFPFAYILAISCVPAVLYFVLETIKSVKGRP; encoded by the coding sequence GTGAACAGATTTGAAGAATTCGTAAGGGATGTGAGCAGGTACTTTGAATTGGCAGGGGTTGTAGGTTTGCTTGCTATGTTCTTGGTGAATCTGATTGATGTTGTCGGGGCAAAGCTGTTCAAATGGCCCCTCCCCGGGGCCCTTGAGGTAATAAGTTTTTCACTGCTTGTTGCCATAGCCCCTGCCATTGCTCATGGTCTTTTTTTGGGAGTGCATTTGAGGATAGATTTTATTATTCAAAAGTTTCCGAAAACCCTGAGGGGCGTATTGGATACTTTGGTGTCCATCTTTTGCATGATTCTGTTCATTTTAATCTTCTGGAAGGCGTTGGAGTATGGATATTCCCTGCAAAAAGCAGGCGAGATTGGATCTTCATCAAAAATTCCCTTCTTTCCTTTTGCCTATATCCTGGCCATAAGCTGCGTCCCCGCTGTTCTCTACTTTGTTCTTGAAACAATAAAATCTGTAAAGGGGAGACCATGA
- a CDS encoding TRAP transporter large permease, whose translation MSATSIGIIGIVLILALFVIRMPIAFSLAFVGFWGISYITSLKTGLAILPRDIFEQLTSYSISAIPMFILMGYYAFSAGLGARLYEAAYKVMGHIRGGLAIATIFACAAFGAICGSSTATAATMGKLAIPTMKKYGYNDALSTGCVACGGTLGVLIPPSVIFLIYGFMTEQSIGKLFIAGILPGIILAIFMSVAAYLVCLKNPAYGPRGPKADFKDKVTSIIKVFDVLVLFFVVIGGLLYGFFTPTQAGGVGAAGALIIGLLRRELTWKSFIDNTLESLRTSCMIITIIACATVFGKFMTVARIPFALASWVSSLAIPPIFTIFVILFIYIVGGCFIDAIPLIILTIPILYPIVIALGYDPIWFGVIIVLVTCIGVVTPPVGVNVYVVKGIAKDVPLETIFQGIWPFLLAMILTAVVLIAFPSLALILPNLVQ comes from the coding sequence ATGAGCGCAACTTCAATAGGAATAATCGGCATAGTTTTGATCCTTGCCCTTTTTGTTATCAGGATGCCCATTGCTTTTTCGCTGGCTTTTGTGGGCTTTTGGGGAATTTCCTATATTACATCCCTCAAAACAGGGCTGGCCATTCTCCCCCGCGATATTTTCGAGCAGTTAACGTCTTATTCAATAAGCGCTATTCCCATGTTTATTCTTATGGGATATTACGCCTTTTCTGCAGGGCTGGGCGCAAGGTTGTATGAGGCCGCTTATAAGGTTATGGGACACATCAGAGGCGGACTTGCCATAGCGACAATCTTCGCCTGCGCCGCCTTCGGCGCCATCTGCGGCTCCTCAACGGCGACCGCGGCCACAATGGGTAAACTTGCCATCCCCACCATGAAAAAATATGGCTATAACGATGCCTTGTCCACCGGCTGCGTCGCCTGTGGAGGGACGCTGGGGGTGCTTATCCCTCCCAGCGTCATCTTTCTTATCTATGGCTTTATGACAGAGCAGTCAATCGGGAAACTCTTTATCGCCGGAATTCTTCCTGGAATTATCCTGGCCATTTTTATGAGCGTTGCCGCGTATCTCGTGTGTCTTAAAAATCCAGCCTATGGGCCAAGGGGGCCGAAGGCTGATTTTAAAGACAAGGTAACGTCCATTATTAAGGTATTTGATGTCCTGGTGCTCTTTTTTGTAGTTATAGGCGGCCTGCTTTATGGTTTTTTCACGCCAACTCAGGCAGGGGGAGTAGGGGCTGCAGGCGCCCTCATTATCGGTCTTTTACGAAGAGAGCTGACATGGAAAAGCTTCATTGACAACACGTTGGAGTCGTTAAGGACATCCTGCATGATCATTACCATCATCGCCTGCGCGACAGTCTTTGGTAAATTCATGACCGTGGCACGGATTCCCTTTGCCCTTGCCAGTTGGGTTTCTTCCCTGGCTATCCCGCCCATTTTTACCATCTTCGTTATCCTGTTTATTTACATTGTCGGCGGCTGTTTTATCGATGCCATCCCGCTAATTATCCTTACCATTCCGATTCTTTATCCGATTGTCATCGCTCTCGGCTATGATCCCATCTGGTTTGGCGTCATTATTGTCCTGGTGACCTGCATAGGCGTCGTAACGCCGCCGGTGGGGGTAAACGTCTATGTGGTTAAGGGCATAGCCAAGGATGTGCCTTTAGAAACAATATTCCAAGGCATATGGCCTTTCCTCCTGGCCATGATTCTTACCGCCGTTGTCCTGATCGCGTTCCCATCATTAGCCCTTATCTTGCCTAATCTGGTACAGTAG
- a CDS encoding sigma 54-interacting transcriptional regulator, protein MERFISSDRGSADFVKRKLHELIVLTEMNKEIHSTMNINQLFQILIQKVGVGVNFERCLLYLLQEDYLRCVVWIDLVKREKASIIEKRVGFRMDENAVEVQVFKTGKPIYVENAFLDKRVSQKILNVSGTKEYGALPLIGRKSVLGVLTGDKFYSKSPILPEDMESLQLFAGHISLAIENAMLYEEKERFSMVLEKTVQERTAELVRANQDISMKMTKLSSLYQMAKLLDDGLEQKAVLYQISALLGSLGFDTFSVGLLQGNNPRTVFVKNIEDNDPECLDLPLPEEVNEEFWKSPHVFLIHNKPPATLPSAFLNYCRTRQIRSFLVTPIISKGKRIGVLKIFSQTRDAFPDEQKDFFYTFGQQAGVALENAIMYQKVVDEKNQIKTISERIEQENLYLKKRIKSEFVIGKSPKMIEVMELVRKVAPNQTTVIIYGETGTGKEHIANAVHEMSPRSGRSLVKVNCAAIPEDLIESELFGHERGAFTGAYEKRIGMFELANGGTIFLDEIGDLSMKTQTKLLRVLQEQEVQRIGSKVPIHVDVRVIAATNKDLQKAIEELNFRSDLYYRLAVFPITLAPLRERKEDIGTLLDFFLNKYAYIRKRKMKLSPQVIEVLLGYSWPGNVRELENVVERLVVVSRNDTITVDDLPRELWATSNIAHTQAKHLNEAIQAFKKNIVIQTLTAAGGKKSRAADILGLPRSNFSRLLKSLNL, encoded by the coding sequence ATGGAGCGGTTCATTTCATCTGACAGAGGTTCCGCTGATTTTGTCAAGAGGAAACTGCATGAATTAATCGTCTTGACGGAGATGAACAAAGAGATTCACTCCACCATGAACATTAACCAACTCTTCCAAATCCTTATCCAAAAAGTTGGCGTGGGCGTAAACTTCGAGCGGTGCCTGCTTTACCTGCTTCAGGAAGATTATTTGCGTTGCGTCGTCTGGATTGATCTGGTCAAACGGGAGAAGGCCTCGATCATAGAGAAACGGGTCGGATTCCGAATGGATGAAAACGCCGTCGAGGTGCAGGTCTTTAAAACGGGAAAACCAATCTATGTGGAAAATGCCTTCCTCGACAAACGGGTAAGCCAAAAAATCTTAAATGTTTCAGGCACAAAGGAGTATGGAGCTTTACCGCTCATTGGTCGCAAAAGCGTTCTGGGAGTCTTGACCGGAGACAAGTTCTACAGCAAAAGTCCCATTCTGCCCGAGGATATGGAGAGCCTGCAATTATTCGCGGGGCATATCAGCCTGGCGATCGAAAACGCGATGCTTTATGAGGAAAAGGAACGATTTAGCATGGTACTGGAAAAGACTGTCCAGGAGCGAACCGCTGAGCTTGTTCGTGCCAATCAGGACATTTCCATGAAAATGACTAAACTATCAAGCCTTTATCAGATGGCGAAACTCCTTGATGACGGCCTTGAGCAAAAGGCTGTTTTATATCAGATTTCGGCGCTGCTGGGGAGTTTGGGATTCGACACTTTTTCTGTAGGTTTATTGCAGGGGAATAACCCGAGAACCGTCTTTGTCAAAAACATAGAAGATAATGATCCCGAATGTTTGGATCTCCCCTTACCGGAAGAAGTTAATGAAGAATTCTGGAAATCCCCGCATGTTTTTCTTATCCATAATAAGCCCCCGGCCACATTGCCTTCAGCCTTTCTTAATTACTGCCGGACACGACAAATCCGCTCTTTCCTTGTGACTCCAATCATTTCTAAAGGAAAAAGAATCGGGGTATTGAAAATTTTTTCTCAAACCCGGGATGCGTTTCCTGATGAACAAAAGGATTTTTTCTACACCTTTGGTCAGCAGGCGGGCGTTGCGCTGGAAAATGCCATTATGTACCAGAAGGTTGTGGATGAAAAAAACCAAATAAAAACCATTTCCGAAAGGATTGAACAGGAAAATCTATATTTGAAAAAAAGGATCAAATCGGAGTTCGTGATCGGTAAAAGTCCGAAGATGATCGAAGTAATGGAGCTGGTGAGAAAAGTAGCGCCAAACCAGACCACTGTAATCATCTATGGCGAAACGGGGACGGGAAAAGAGCATATCGCCAATGCCGTCCATGAAATGAGCCCCCGCAGCGGCCGCTCTTTGGTTAAGGTAAATTGCGCGGCTATTCCCGAAGACTTAATTGAGAGCGAACTTTTCGGGCATGAGAGGGGAGCCTTTACCGGCGCCTATGAAAAGCGGATCGGGATGTTCGAGTTGGCCAATGGGGGCACTATATTCCTGGATGAGATCGGCGATCTTTCCATGAAAACGCAGACGAAACTCCTCAGGGTGCTCCAGGAGCAGGAAGTCCAGCGGATAGGTTCAAAAGTCCCCATCCATGTTGATGTGAGGGTTATTGCAGCGACGAATAAGGATCTGCAAAAAGCGATTGAAGAGCTGAACTTTCGTTCGGATCTTTATTATCGCCTGGCGGTTTTTCCCATTACCCTGGCGCCCTTGCGGGAAAGAAAGGAAGATATCGGAACCCTCCTGGATTTTTTCCTCAATAAATATGCCTATATTAGAAAACGAAAAATGAAGCTTTCTCCCCAAGTGATAGAAGTCCTGTTGGGGTATTCCTGGCCCGGCAATGTTCGCGAACTGGAAAATGTAGTAGAAAGGTTGGTCGTCGTTTCCAGGAATGATACAATAACAGTGGATGACCTGCCCAGGGAACTATGGGCCACCTCAAACATTGCCCATACACAGGCGAAACACTTAAACGAGGCAATCCAGGCGTTCAAAAAAAATATTGTTATTCAGACCCTGACTGCGGCGGGCGGGAAAAAATCGAGAGCGGCAGATATTTTAGGCTTGCCGAGATCTAATTTTTCCAGGCTGCTTAAGTCTTTGAATCTTTAA
- a CDS encoding glucose 1-dehydrogenase, with amino-acid sequence MNTLELFRLDGRVALVTGGAQGLGKDIALTLAQSGASLIVADLTMAEETVKQAEAIGARCIAIKADISKESDVEKMTRQAIGEYGKVDVLVNNAGISQLNYVPTENAALDEWDKVIAVNLRGTYLCCKHIGKEMIKSGGGNIVNISTTAGITGVARAPAYCASKAGVLLLTKSLALEWARYNIRVNAIALHYIETALSEGLRASEKVYKGLIKQIPLRRFGKTSEIVGVALLLASEASSYMTGSVVAVDGGYLAQ; translated from the coding sequence ATGAATACTTTAGAATTGTTCAGACTTGACGGTCGAGTGGCTCTGGTTACAGGCGGCGCCCAAGGGCTCGGGAAGGACATAGCGCTGACTCTCGCGCAGAGCGGCGCATCCTTGATTGTTGCTGACCTGACAATGGCGGAGGAAACGGTAAAACAGGCCGAGGCGATCGGGGCTCGCTGTATTGCGATAAAAGCGGATATTTCCAAGGAGAGCGATGTTGAGAAGATGACGCGGCAGGCAATAGGCGAATACGGAAAGGTCGATGTGCTTGTAAACAATGCGGGGATTTCCCAGCTTAACTACGTACCGACAGAGAATGCCGCACTTGATGAATGGGATAAAGTCATTGCCGTCAATCTGCGCGGGACGTATTTGTGCTGCAAGCACATCGGGAAAGAAATGATCAAGAGCGGCGGCGGCAACATAGTGAACATATCAACCACCGCCGGCATAACGGGCGTAGCGCGGGCGCCTGCCTATTGCGCCTCCAAAGCAGGGGTGCTTCTCCTGACGAAGAGTCTCGCGCTTGAGTGGGCTCGCTACAATATCCGTGTCAACGCTATTGCCCTGCACTATATAGAAACCGCATTATCCGAGGGGTTGAGAGCGTCAGAAAAGGTTTATAAAGGCCTGATAAAACAGATCCCTCTCAGACGTTTTGGCAAGACTTCCGAGATCGTGGGAGTAGCTCTGTTACTGGCTTCGGAGGCCTCGAGTTATATGACGGGCAGCGTTGTCGCTGTCGATGGCGGATATCTGGCTCAATAG
- a CDS encoding ubiquinone/menaquinone biosynthesis methyltransferase, which translates to MEEKKHDAANRGSYPEVTGINRDEHIGMVREIFATIPGRYDFLNHLLSLRRDVAWRRFTIKKMRFFHTYKLLDVATGTADMAIEAARIHPEITVKGIDFVAEMLFPGKRKIAARGLAERVELLQADATVLPFDDENFDATSVAFGIRNIPERIVALREMRRVLVPGGRAYILELNAPQNRLWRKAFAPYLLRVLPRVARLFTRNPAAYLYLADSIIHFPPPGEFLAMMKEAGFVELEHFPLTLGITSLYVGRKL; encoded by the coding sequence ATGGAGGAAAAAAAGCATGATGCCGCCAATCGCGGCAGCTACCCGGAGGTAACGGGGATTAACCGGGACGAGCATATCGGCATGGTCAGGGAAATCTTTGCGACCATCCCCGGAAGATACGATTTTTTAAACCACCTGCTGAGCCTCCGCCGGGATGTTGCCTGGCGCCGTTTCACAATCAAAAAGATGCGTTTTTTCCATACATATAAGCTACTTGACGTGGCTACCGGAACAGCCGATATGGCAATTGAGGCCGCCCGGATTCATCCGGAAATAACGGTGAAGGGGATAGATTTTGTAGCCGAAATGCTGTTTCCCGGTAAAAGGAAAATAGCCGCGCGGGGGCTTGCGGAGCGGGTTGAGCTGCTTCAGGCAGACGCGACGGTCTTGCCGTTTGACGATGAAAATTTTGACGCGACATCTGTCGCCTTCGGCATCCGCAACATCCCGGAAAGGATAGTCGCTCTGAGGGAGATGCGGCGCGTTCTTGTCCCCGGCGGCAGGGCCTACATCCTGGAATTGAACGCCCCCCAGAACCGGCTCTGGCGAAAAGCATTCGCCCCGTACCTGCTGCGCGTGCTGCCGCGCGTCGCCCGCCTCTTCACGCGCAATCCGGCTGCATATCTCTACCTCGCTGATTCGATAATCCATTTTCCACCGCCGGGGGAGTTTCTTGCGATGATGAAAGAGGCCGGCTTTGTCGAGCTGGAGCACTTTCCGCTGACGCTGGGCATCACTTCCCTTTATGTCGGCAGAAAGCTGTAA
- a CDS encoding HDIG domain-containing protein, giving the protein MTRDEAEELLKTHVKSERMLAHSLASEAVLRALARRLGRDEEAWGRAGLLHDIDIEDVGGDLNRHGLEAAPILSKAGVADEIVEAIKMHNETAAGELRHTELQHALAAGETITGLITAVTLVYPDKKIAGVKVKSVTKRMKEKAFAASVNREIIRECEKIGLSLDEFAGLAVAAMQEIADRIGL; this is encoded by the coding sequence ATGACGCGAGATGAAGCGGAAGAACTGTTGAAGACCCATGTGAAAAGCGAACGGATGCTGGCCCACAGCCTCGCCTCGGAGGCGGTTTTACGGGCCCTGGCAAGGCGTCTGGGGAGGGACGAAGAGGCGTGGGGACGGGCGGGCCTCCTCCATGATATCGATATCGAAGATGTCGGGGGGGATCTCAACCGTCATGGTCTCGAGGCTGCGCCAATCCTGAGCAAAGCCGGCGTGGCGGACGAGATTGTCGAGGCGATAAAGATGCACAACGAAACCGCCGCCGGGGAGTTGCGGCATACGGAGCTGCAGCATGCCCTTGCCGCCGGAGAGACGATTACCGGGCTCATCACGGCAGTTACCCTGGTCTATCCGGACAAAAAGATCGCCGGGGTCAAGGTGAAATCGGTGACGAAGCGGATGAAGGAGAAGGCCTTTGCCGCCTCGGTAAACCGGGAGATAATCAGGGAATGCGAAAAAATTGGTCTGAGCCTTGACGAATTCGCCGGCCTGGCCGTTGCCGCGATGCAGGAAATCGCCGACCGCATCGGCCTCTGA